Sequence from the Candidatus Sulfotelmatobacter sp. genome:
CACGTCGAGTGGATTGGTCGCCACCACGACGGTGGCGTTGGGCGCGTGCTTCTTCACCGCCTCGGCGGCGGGCCGCACGATGTCGGCGTTGGCTTTCAGCAGATCGCTGCGCGACATGCCGGGCTTGCGCGGAAAGCCGGCGGTCATCACCACCACGTCGCAGCCCTTGACTGCCGAAAGATCCGTCGCGCCCTCGAGCTTGCCGCCCTTGTGCCACAGCGGCGCAGACTGCTGCATGTCGAGCGCCTTGCCCTGCGGCATGCCTTCCAGCTCGGGCCGATCGATCAGCACGACGTCGGCGAGGCCACGTTCCGCCACGTAGAGCGCCGTGCTCGCGCCCACGTTTCCCGCTCCGATCACCGCCACTCGATTCTTCACCGCGAACCTCCCTTTCGGGGCATGAGTATCAAGAGTCAAACACAAACGCCGCGCTCGCTACGGCCGATTCGACCGGATCGAGCGCGGCGCTCGGACTGGCTTTCGAGAGCCCGGATCGAGTGACGAGCTAGTTGGTGCTCGGGGCTTCGACCGGGACGACGTTCGCCTTCTTGCGGTCGCGACCGTACCGGGTGAACTGGATCCGGCCGTCGATCATCGCGAAGAGCGTGTCGTCCCCGCCGATGCCGACGTTCTTGCCCGGAAAGATACGCGTGCCGCGCTGGCGAACGATGATCGTGCCGGCGTTCACCAGCTCGCCGCCGAAGCGCTTGACGCCCAGCCGTTGCGCATTTGAATCGCGCCCGTTCTTGGACGAGGACTGACCCTTTTTGTGCGCCATGCTTGCTCCTAGGCCTGGATGCCGGTCACGCGCAGGCGCGTGAGCTCCGAACGATGACCGCGCCGCTTGCGATACTCGCGCCGGCGCTTGAACTTGAACACCTTCACTTTGGGCCCGCGGAACTGCTCGATCACCTCGGCCGTGGCCTTGGCGCCCTTCACGTAGGGCTGGCCCACGGCGATCTTGTCGCCGTCGGAAACCATCAGGACCTGGTCGAAGGTCACGGTCTGGCCGGGCTCCCCGGTCAGGCGCGGAACCTCGATGACCTCATCCTTGGTCACGCGGGTCTGAGTGCCGTTCACGTTGACGATCGCGTACATCGGATCTCCATTCGAGCGCCGCACCCGGCGGCTGACGGTATGTGGACCTCTCCGGTGGGCGCGCGCAGTGCTCCTACCTTCATTGGGAGGCGGAAGTTTCTACCACGGGCCGGGTTGCACGGTCAAGCGCGGTTGCGGGCCCACCCCCGCGAGCGCCATAGTCGGCGCGAGTTCCGGCCCCGCGGGTAAGCCGCTGGACCTGGCCGAGCGAGCGTTCGAGGAGGTTCGCATGAGATTCCCGATCTTCATTGCCGCGCTGGCGGTTCTGGCCGGCTGCGCCGCCACCGGGCCGCCGCCGGCCTCGACGCCCGCTTCCACTCCCGACCAGCCGGCTTCGCCGCTCGGCAGCCCGTTCGCCGAGCGTCCCGCCGGGCGCGCTCGCATCTGGCCGCTGGTCCTCGACCGCTCCGACATGTCGCTCGGCACCTCGGTCTGCTTCAACCGCGTGCCCACCTACGGCGAGCTGCACGACCTGGTGCTGGTGAAGGGCGTCCAGCATCTGGTGATCTCGCTGCCGAGCTGGCCCACCGGCGTTCAGGCCATCGAGACCCTGCAGCAGATTCCCGAAGAGGCGGACGCGATCGTGATCCTGCTCGGCTATCCGCCCACGCGCGAGGCCGCCGAGGCCTGGAACATCCTCGGCGCGCGCGTGCGCATCATCGCCTACGTCAACGGACCGCCGACTTCGGTCGCGATGCTGGACGATCTCAACCTCATGCGCGGGCTCGAGCGCGTGATCGCCGAGATGGACGAGCCGGAACGCGGCGGCTTCGAGCGCCTGCAGCGGCCGCTGAGTTTTCGCAAGGTGATCGAGTAGCGTCGCTCAGCGCACGCGGACCAGCCGGGCCGTCTCCGCCTGCGCGCCGGCGTTGAGTCTCGCGTGATAGACGCCCGGCGCGAGCGCGCGAGCGTCCCACGCGATCTCGTTCGTGCCCGCGGCGAACGTTCCCTCGATCGAGGAGGCCACCCGCCGCCCGGCCAGATCGAAGACGTCGATCGTGGCGCGCCCCGCCGCCGGAAGCTCGAAGTGGAAGCGCACCACGTCGCGAACCGGCTGTGCGCCGGCGATCGCGAACTTCAGGCGCGGCGCGCGAGACGGGGGAACGCCTGCGACGTCATCGAGCGGCCACCGCCACAGACCATCGAATCGTGAGGCGTAGAGTGTATTCCCGAGGATCGCCAGCCCGGTGATGGGGACCGGCACGACATCGAGCGGCTGCCAGCTCTCGCCCTGATCGTGGCTCACCATGAAGCTCGAGCTGAATGCGCCGAAGTTGGCGAACAGGTCGGGGCCGTGCATCGCGAACGACACCGTGAACAGGGAGTGACCCGCCCCCGGGTCCGAGTACGTCCAGGGCACATCGCCGGTCGGACTCAGGAATGCACCGATGTTCGAGCCCACCACCCAGCGCGCGCCGGTCCAGATCGCGGTGAGTCCCGCGAGTCCCGCCGCGATCCGATCGTTGAACAACAG
This genomic interval carries:
- the rpmA gene encoding 50S ribosomal protein L27, whose product is MAHKKGQSSSKNGRDSNAQRLGVKRFGGELVNAGTIIVRQRGTRIFPGKNVGIGGDDTLFAMIDGRIQFTRYGRDRKKANVVPVEAPSTN
- the rplU gene encoding 50S ribosomal protein L21 is translated as MYAIVNVNGTQTRVTKDEVIEVPRLTGEPGQTVTFDQVLMVSDGDKIAVGQPYVKGAKATAEVIEQFRGPKVKVFKFKRRREYRKRRGHRSELTRLRVTGIQA
- a CDS encoding T9SS type A sorting domain-containing protein — encoded protein: MGSVMGFPIARPTVGFSTLALVGLLASATSASAAWTQVPGVPGIILDSIWAKGDTIVVGGDSTVMVSVDAGLTFSPQAKVVAGATEIHDVIMRNRRLYASTRGQGVFISDDLGASWQSFNLGLVGGFGDSQLDVIDMIALGDSLYLATEGDGAWVRNLTSGTWQRFGAIFGPAQASNMTFIAAGNGRLLSGGGFNGTAFFRDPGDPDWTQTLLFNDRIAAGLAGLTAIWTGARWVVGSNIGAFLSPTGDVPWTYSDPGAGHSLFTVSFAMHGPDLFANFGAFSSSFMVSHDQGESWQPLDVVPVPITGLAILGNTLYASRFDGLWRWPLDDVAGVPPSRAPRLKFAIAGAQPVRDVVRFHFELPAAGRATIDVFDLAGRRVASSIEGTFAAGTNEIAWDARALAPGVYHARLNAGAQAETARLVRVR